Proteins encoded within one genomic window of Bacillus sp. F19:
- a CDS encoding amino acid adenylation domain-containing protein, with protein MNRTEYFSLTHPQKRIWYMEKINAHQPLHNIGGVVTIKGELDFIFLEKAINCFVKNNDGIRHRFIETDGEVRQYVKKYHKKDLLNVVFNCREDLDTWVQQEAGKPFTIHECDLFDFAMFKVRDTNDGGYFVKVHHIISDGWSMNLLTEQIFDTYMRLLKGEKLTDQHRDSYTLCLKKEQTYLASQRFVKNKQFWNEKFNTLPIPIQKRELECSEGNRKTYCFPNSQSNGIKQFAADHNVSVYAFFVGLYYIYLQKLTKQEDLIVGMPVLNRSGKKEKNIVGMLTSTMPFRHTVDVEMTVREFIKDINRELIRCYYHQKYPYNLLVQDLELKKKGYGDLFDTCINYYNTNLPNELDGIPVENEEFYNGNQIYSLQLIIREWSKSGGFNLDIDYKIQKYEEKQIEQMYLYFTHLADQMLQFPDRKLGELELLSEDVRNKLIYEFNATDTDYPKDKTIYQLFEEQAARTPDRVALSLENEELTYRELNEKSNQLARYLLKKNVKKGTIVGISTKHSLETIIGIIGIVKAGAAYLPLDPDYPSERINYMLEDSGISMLLTNFDTSNRWNISPNKVEVVQLQSANLYMGKSSNIKTLSDPSDLAYIIYTSGSSGTPKGTLIEHQGLVNYTCWAKNVYVGSSQDEIFPLYSSLAFDLTVTSIFTPLISGNRIVIYPADENEHVLYKMLREGKVSIIKLTPSHLSLLQDVESGVSSIKKFIVGGEDLTVSLAKSIQNRFGGDIKIFNEYGPTETVVGCMIHQFDVEKDIGTSVPIGMPAQNMKIYLLDSDLRHVPMGAVGEIYISGDGVARGYLNRLDLTRDRFIMNPFSAGERMYRSGDLARFIDESKIEFLGRADNQIKVRGFRIELGEIERNLLNHPSIRDAVVVDREDHDGNRYLCAYYIEKNEVTASELFRFFEKIMPAYMIPAHFIPLKEIPLTINAKVDRDALPKPVIAKRRATEAAIEEDLVCVIRQVLHVDKVRMRDNFYHLGGDSIKAIQIASRLSEKGLKIKTKDILSNPVIEDMALHLETTGKKLHGRNQPCVGSIQSLPSASWFFSQNLDNIHHYSQSVLLKVKDDINMQMLESALQLLVCHHDSFRLNYMIQTEKLYYNEKHLDHKFELKFFDLSCYSVQDQNVHIAEIGEMLKSSFNIENDILLKACIFDLGNQGKRFLMAAHHLAVDGISWRIIFEDMNRLYLQMENKEIALLPPKNNSVQDWGIELEKLSEKIPDKDKQYWNHVYQSREETFLDFDLGPDRMEFCEKMDQKLTEEETAQLFQKANEAYRTKADELMIIALSMVLSDYIKKNEVIIEVEGHGREDLSEEIDVSRTVGWFTSLYPILLKVEKTDISQQIKQLKDQLRSIPSKGLSHGVLKYISDEWRFDNQKYVRFNYLGDFNASFSNGIFEFAEEYSGRDNCYSNAMDCLVDIVAYTVDKKLNLSITYSRNKFKTETISDFVRAYTSQLRALIQHCCQKNHTEFTPSDFETANLSSEELENIFNL; from the coding sequence ATGAATCGTACAGAGTATTTTTCGCTAACTCATCCCCAAAAAAGAATTTGGTATATGGAGAAAATCAACGCTCATCAACCATTGCATAATATTGGTGGAGTAGTAACGATAAAAGGGGAGCTGGATTTTATCTTCCTGGAGAAAGCAATTAATTGTTTTGTGAAAAATAACGACGGAATCAGACATCGTTTTATAGAAACAGACGGGGAAGTACGGCAATACGTGAAGAAATACCATAAGAAAGACTTGCTTAATGTTGTTTTTAATTGTCGGGAGGATTTGGACACCTGGGTTCAACAAGAGGCGGGGAAACCTTTTACTATTCATGAATGCGACCTATTCGATTTTGCAATGTTTAAAGTGCGAGATACCAACGATGGCGGCTACTTTGTTAAGGTCCATCATATAATTTCTGATGGATGGTCTATGAATCTTTTAACCGAACAGATTTTCGATACGTATATGAGGCTTTTGAAAGGTGAAAAATTAACCGATCAACACAGAGACTCTTATACTCTCTGTCTCAAAAAAGAACAAACATACTTAGCATCTCAGCGATTTGTGAAGAATAAACAATTTTGGAATGAGAAATTCAACACACTTCCAATTCCGATTCAGAAGAGGGAGTTAGAATGTTCAGAGGGGAATAGAAAGACATACTGTTTTCCGAATAGTCAATCTAATGGAATCAAACAATTTGCTGCTGACCACAATGTTTCTGTGTATGCTTTTTTTGTTGGTTTGTATTATATCTACCTTCAAAAATTAACGAAGCAGGAGGATTTGATTGTTGGAATGCCAGTACTTAATCGATCCGGGAAAAAAGAAAAAAATATCGTAGGGATGTTAACGAGTACTATGCCCTTCCGACACACTGTCGATGTGGAAATGACGGTTCGAGAATTTATCAAGGATATTAACCGTGAATTAATTCGCTGTTATTACCATCAAAAATATCCTTACAATTTACTTGTACAAGATTTGGAATTGAAGAAAAAAGGCTATGGTGATTTGTTTGATACATGTATTAATTATTACAACACAAACCTTCCGAATGAACTTGATGGAATTCCAGTAGAAAATGAAGAATTCTACAACGGCAATCAGATTTATTCGCTCCAGCTGATTATTCGAGAGTGGTCTAAATCAGGAGGATTCAATTTAGATATCGACTATAAGATCCAAAAATATGAAGAAAAACAAATAGAACAAATGTATCTTTACTTCACCCATTTAGCAGATCAAATGCTTCAATTTCCTGATAGAAAGCTTGGGGAACTGGAACTTTTATCAGAAGACGTAAGGAATAAATTAATATACGAATTCAATGCAACGGATACGGATTACCCTAAGGATAAGACTATTTACCAGCTTTTTGAAGAGCAGGCAGCAAGGACCCCTGACAGAGTTGCCCTTAGCTTGGAAAACGAGGAACTTACCTATCGTGAATTAAATGAAAAATCGAATCAATTGGCGAGGTATCTATTAAAGAAAAATGTGAAAAAAGGCACAATTGTCGGTATATCAACCAAGCACTCTCTGGAAACAATCATTGGAATTATAGGGATTGTGAAAGCTGGAGCAGCATACTTACCTCTCGATCCTGACTATCCATCTGAACGAATCAATTATATGCTGGAAGATTCGGGTATTTCTATGCTGCTGACTAACTTTGATACCTCAAATCGATGGAACATTTCCCCAAACAAAGTGGAAGTTGTTCAGCTTCAGTCGGCAAATCTATATATGGGTAAGTCTTCTAATATTAAGACTCTGAGTGACCCATCTGACCTCGCGTACATCATATACACATCGGGTTCTTCTGGAACTCCTAAAGGGACGTTGATCGAGCATCAAGGATTGGTTAACTATACTTGTTGGGCAAAGAACGTATATGTGGGATCAAGTCAAGACGAAATTTTTCCTTTATATTCTTCTCTTGCTTTTGATCTCACGGTTACATCTATATTTACCCCACTAATTAGCGGCAATCGGATTGTCATTTATCCTGCTGACGAAAACGAACATGTCCTATATAAAATGCTTAGGGAAGGCAAAGTAAGTATTATCAAATTAACTCCATCCCATTTATCCCTCTTACAAGATGTGGAGTCAGGGGTAAGTTCAATCAAAAAGTTTATTGTTGGAGGAGAAGATTTAACGGTAAGCCTTGCTAAAAGCATTCAGAATCGCTTCGGCGGAGATATCAAAATATTCAATGAATACGGACCTACAGAAACAGTTGTCGGGTGTATGATTCATCAATTCGATGTTGAAAAGGATATAGGAACATCGGTACCAATTGGCATGCCTGCACAAAATATGAAGATATACTTGTTAGACTCTGATCTCCGTCATGTGCCAATGGGTGCTGTAGGGGAAATCTATATTTCAGGAGACGGCGTTGCGAGGGGTTATCTAAACAGACTAGATTTGACACGTGATAGATTTATTATGAATCCGTTTTCTGCAGGAGAGCGGATGTATAGATCAGGTGACTTAGCCAGGTTTATCGATGAGAGCAAGATTGAATTTCTGGGAAGAGCCGATAATCAAATTAAAGTCCGCGGTTTTCGCATAGAACTAGGCGAAATTGAAAGAAATTTATTAAACCATCCGAGTATCAGGGATGCAGTAGTGGTCGATCGGGAGGACCATGATGGAAATCGTTATCTTTGTGCTTATTACATAGAGAAAAATGAGGTCACTGCTTCCGAATTATTCAGATTTTTTGAAAAAATTATGCCGGCATATATGATTCCTGCGCATTTTATTCCATTGAAAGAAATTCCACTGACAATTAACGCAAAAGTTGATAGGGATGCGTTACCTAAACCTGTAATTGCGAAACGCCGAGCAACTGAAGCTGCAATAGAAGAAGATCTAGTATGTGTCATCCGTCAGGTGTTACATGTAGATAAAGTGCGTATGCGGGACAACTTTTATCATCTAGGCGGAGATTCAATCAAAGCAATTCAGATAGCTTCCAGGCTAAGTGAGAAAGGACTAAAAATTAAGACAAAAGATATTTTGTCTAATCCTGTAATTGAAGACATGGCTTTACATTTAGAAACAACAGGTAAAAAATTGCATGGGAGAAATCAACCATGCGTTGGCAGTATTCAGTCACTTCCATCTGCATCTTGGTTTTTCTCACAAAACTTAGATAACATCCATCATTATTCGCAGTCTGTATTATTGAAGGTGAAAGATGATATTAACATGCAAATGCTTGAATCTGCTCTACAATTATTGGTTTGCCATCATGACTCTTTCCGATTGAATTATATGATCCAAACGGAGAAGTTATATTATAACGAGAAACATCTCGATCATAAGTTTGAATTGAAATTCTTTGATTTATCATGCTATTCGGTGCAAGATCAGAACGTTCATATAGCTGAAATTGGAGAAATGTTAAAATCGAGCTTTAATATTGAAAACGATATTCTGCTTAAAGCGTGTATATTCGATCTGGGGAATCAGGGTAAAAGATTTTTGATGGCGGCACATCATTTGGCTGTAGACGGGATATCTTGGCGTATTATCTTTGAAGATATGAACCGATTATATTTACAGATGGAGAATAAGGAGATTGCTTTATTGCCGCCAAAAAACAATTCGGTGCAAGATTGGGGAATTGAATTGGAAAAATTAAGCGAAAAAATCCCCGACAAGGACAAACAATATTGGAATCATGTTTATCAATCTCGGGAGGAAACATTTTTAGACTTTGACTTAGGACCTGATCGCATGGAGTTTTGCGAGAAAATGGATCAAAAATTAACAGAAGAAGAAACGGCACAACTTTTTCAAAAAGCAAATGAAGCCTATCGAACAAAAGCTGACGAATTGATGATTATAGCACTGTCAATGGTGTTGTCTGACTATATCAAAAAGAATGAAGTGATCATTGAAGTTGAAGGGCATGGGCGTGAAGACTTATCTGAGGAAATAGATGTATCAAGAACTGTTGGATGGTTTACGAGCTTATATCCAATTCTTTTGAAGGTGGAAAAAACAGATATATCGCAGCAGATCAAGCAATTAAAGGATCAATTGCGCAGTATTCCTAGTAAAGGTTTGAGTCATGGAGTTTTGAAATACATTTCGGATGAATGGAGGTTTGACAATCAAAAATACGTCCGATTTAACTATCTAGGTGATTTTAATGCTTCATTTTCAAATGGAATATTTGAATTTGCGGAGGAATACTCTGGCCGAGATAACTGTTATTCAAATGCAATGGATTGTTTGGTGGATATCGTTGCATACACAGTGGATAAAAAGTTAAATTTATCAATCACATATAGCCGAAACAAATTTAAAACTGAAACCATATCGGATTTTGTTAGAGCTTACACGAGTCAATTAAGAGCTTTGATTCAACATTGTTGCCAAAAGAATCATACTGAATTTACTCCATCTGATTTCGAAACTGCAAACCTCTCAAGTGAAGAGCTGGAAAATATATTTAACCTATGA
- a CDS encoding cyclic peptide export ABC transporter: MIRIKIVLIALVVLLQLQMTAGIQIVNAENERVSTGLSDDYGKKLDSFIKKQMKEGKIPGMSVVVVKGDQAVYKKGFGYSDLKTKQRATDQTLFEIGSNSKSFTALAIYTLAEKKLIDLKEPVKKYLPWFQMKYVGEYKGQQLNKNVDITLEQLLYHTSGIPFQTIGDIPAANDGDALENTVRGLINKKLETYPGEQFTYASINYDILGLVIQKVTNQSFEKYIENNILVPFEMDNTYLFREKAAKYEMSKGYKINFLRPKEYNAPIYRGNTPAGYFISNAEDMEKWLRMQFGTYMLSDGQQKAIQKTHIPNRSVPPSADGSSYAGGWEVYQNGSGEISHAGSNPNFSSFIVFRPQEKIGVAVMANMNSSYTQNIGQGIIDILSEKELVINTKDMYKSIDAFSFTLLLFMIPFSCLTLYFIFQIIIQVYQKKRNLEGKRVKRIGVPFIMFVFSLLAGYSLFKVPSVFFTGLTWDFVNVWAPISMSLAAWATLSGVVLFSIYLSLISIFPLYKNKNLFPLFVLSVTSGFGNAMIIFIINEALNSTNDSNNSLFLYFVLGIIIYVLAQKLVRTQLITLTNNLIYEQRLILLDKILNNPYEKIEQMESEKIQTILNNDTEAISNHAPTIITGLTDSITLLCCLVYLGVINVFGLLISIAVILVAAGMYYVAGRSANNLWEQTRNIQNTFFRYINDLIGGYKELSIGKSKREEFREDMKESCGEYKDKRIKGGLKFANVFIIGELLFVMVIGAVTFLFPILFKDVQSDFLRSYVFVFLYMTGPIHSILNAIPNAIQMKISWKRIKAFSENLNADEADKNEAASIFKTPGRLKMEFENLEYQYDSEHEESFRVGPIDLQFKSGEIVFITGGNGSGKSTLAKLITGLYTNKSGDIFVNNQKISQKELKELYSAIFSDYYLFTKVYGIDCSSKEEEIKKYLRILRIDEKIQIQNGEFSTTKLSTGQRKRLALLISYLEDKPIYLFDEWAADQDPEFRYFFYMELLPDLKAKGKCVIAITHDDRYFHLADKVIKMERGKVVEEAQHEHLKEELTDGKIG; this comes from the coding sequence ATGATTAGAATAAAAATCGTTTTAATTGCCCTTGTAGTCTTACTGCAATTGCAGATGACTGCTGGAATACAGATAGTAAATGCAGAGAATGAAAGAGTATCTACCGGATTATCCGATGACTATGGAAAAAAGCTGGACTCATTCATTAAAAAGCAAATGAAGGAAGGCAAAATTCCAGGGATGTCAGTGGTAGTAGTTAAAGGGGACCAAGCTGTTTATAAAAAAGGTTTTGGGTATTCCGACCTCAAAACAAAACAACGAGCAACGGATCAAACTTTATTTGAAATTGGCTCGAATAGTAAGTCATTTACAGCTCTAGCGATCTATACACTTGCAGAAAAAAAGTTAATAGATTTGAAAGAACCAGTCAAAAAGTATTTGCCCTGGTTTCAAATGAAATATGTGGGCGAGTATAAAGGTCAGCAACTCAATAAGAATGTTGATATAACACTTGAACAGCTTTTATATCATACGAGTGGAATTCCGTTTCAAACGATAGGAGACATCCCAGCAGCAAATGACGGTGATGCGCTTGAAAACACCGTTAGAGGTCTGATAAATAAAAAATTGGAGACTTACCCAGGAGAGCAATTTACTTACGCAAGCATCAACTATGACATTCTAGGCTTGGTTATACAAAAAGTAACGAATCAATCATTTGAGAAATACATTGAAAATAACATATTAGTCCCATTTGAAATGGATAATACCTATTTGTTCAGAGAAAAGGCTGCCAAATATGAAATGTCTAAGGGTTACAAAATCAATTTTTTAAGGCCTAAAGAGTACAATGCACCTATTTATCGCGGGAATACCCCAGCAGGTTATTTTATTTCAAATGCAGAAGACATGGAAAAGTGGCTTCGTATGCAGTTTGGGACGTATATGTTAAGTGATGGCCAGCAAAAGGCGATTCAAAAGACGCATATACCTAACCGCTCGGTTCCGCCATCTGCGGATGGTTCATCCTATGCAGGAGGTTGGGAAGTATACCAAAACGGTTCCGGCGAGATCTCGCATGCTGGAAGCAATCCCAATTTTTCCTCATTTATTGTATTTCGTCCTCAGGAAAAGATAGGTGTTGCAGTCATGGCCAACATGAACTCCTCTTATACTCAAAACATTGGCCAAGGAATCATCGATATTCTCTCAGAGAAGGAATTAGTAATTAATACAAAAGATATGTATAAGAGCATTGATGCTTTTTCTTTTACCTTACTTTTGTTTATGATTCCTTTTTCATGCCTTACCCTATATTTTATTTTTCAAATAATCATTCAGGTGTATCAGAAAAAGAGGAATCTGGAAGGAAAAAGAGTTAAACGCATTGGAGTTCCATTTATAATGTTCGTGTTTTCTTTGTTGGCAGGGTATTCCCTTTTTAAAGTTCCGTCTGTATTCTTTACAGGGCTTACTTGGGATTTTGTTAATGTATGGGCACCTATCAGCATGAGTTTGGCGGCTTGGGCTACTCTATCTGGTGTTGTATTGTTCTCTATTTACTTGTCGCTTATATCTATCTTTCCGTTATATAAAAATAAGAATTTATTCCCGCTCTTTGTGTTGAGCGTAACTAGTGGTTTTGGAAATGCGATGATCATATTTATCATCAATGAAGCTTTAAATAGTACCAACGATTCAAACAATAGTCTGTTTTTATATTTTGTGCTGGGAATCATCATTTATGTACTTGCACAAAAGCTGGTTCGAACACAGTTAATCACCCTTACAAATAATCTGATTTATGAACAAAGGCTTATTCTATTAGACAAAATCTTAAATAACCCATATGAGAAAATCGAACAGATGGAATCCGAAAAAATTCAAACCATATTAAATAATGACACAGAAGCTATCAGTAACCATGCACCTACAATTATCACTGGTCTGACCGATTCAATCACACTCTTGTGTTGTTTGGTTTATCTGGGAGTAATTAATGTGTTCGGACTTCTTATTTCAATTGCGGTCATTCTAGTCGCAGCAGGCATGTATTATGTAGCCGGAAGATCAGCCAATAATCTTTGGGAACAAACACGGAATATTCAAAATACCTTTTTTAGATATATCAACGATCTCATTGGCGGTTATAAAGAGTTGAGTATCGGAAAGTCAAAACGAGAAGAGTTTAGAGAAGACATGAAAGAAAGCTGTGGTGAGTATAAGGACAAACGGATTAAGGGCGGCCTTAAATTTGCAAATGTCTTTATTATTGGTGAATTGCTGTTTGTTATGGTGATCGGGGCCGTCACATTCCTATTTCCCATTCTGTTTAAAGATGTACAGAGCGACTTCTTAAGAAGTTATGTTTTTGTTTTTCTTTATATGACAGGGCCTATTCATAGCATACTTAATGCTATTCCAAACGCTATTCAGATGAAAATCAGCTGGAAGAGGATAAAAGCTTTTTCTGAGAATCTAAATGCGGATGAAGCTGATAAAAATGAAGCAGCCAGTATTTTTAAAACTCCTGGAAGACTGAAAATGGAGTTCGAAAATTTAGAATATCAATACGATAGTGAGCATGAAGAATCTTTCCGGGTAGGACCAATTGACCTCCAATTCAAATCAGGCGAGATTGTTTTCATAACAGGTGGGAATGGAAGCGGCAAATCCACTCTTGCAAAACTGATTACTGGTCTGTATACCAACAAGAGCGGGGACATATTCGTCAACAATCAAAAAATAAGCCAAAAAGAGTTAAAGGAACTATATTCGGCGATATTTAGTGATTACTACTTGTTTACAAAAGTCTATGGAATTGATTGTAGCTCGAAAGAAGAAGAAATAAAAAAGTATTTAAGAATACTGCGCATCGATGAAAAAATACAAATTCAGAATGGGGAATTTAGTACAACAAAACTTTCTACGGGTCAACGGAAAAGGTTAGCCTTGTTAATCTCTTATTTGGAAGACAAACCTATTTATCTATTTGATGAATGGGCAGCGGATCAAGATCCCGAATTTAGATATTTTTTCTATATGGAGCTATTGCCTGATTTAAAGGCCAAAGGAAAATGTGTTATTGCTATTACTCATGACGACAGGTACTTCCATCTTGCAGACAAGGTAATCAAGATGGAAAGAGGAAAGGTTGTGGAAGAAGCACAACATGAACATCTAAAGGAGGAGCTTACTGATGGCAAAATTGGATAA